ATGGCATGGGTTTTGAAGCTTCCTTCCTGTTTGAATTGCAGCTTCAGGGCTTAACGTTGACACAAGGCAGCGTTCGGGCAATTCAGTTTGGTTTTGAGGAAGAGGAAGCCCCCCTCTATGAAGAACGGGAACGTCTGGTGGCCGAGGTACAGTCAGCGGTTCGTACCGTTGATGCGCAGTATGATGGCTCCATTGTGAAATGATATAGGTGCGTTCAGCACGAAGGGCATATCGGAAGCAAATAACATATGGCCGGAGCACAACCTGAAGACAGGGCATTGGACTTTACAGTCGGATGCTCCTTTTTGTCGTTTCCATCAACAAGTTAATATTTCAACATCCGCATTGAAATGTTGTTCTATAGTCCGCCCTTTTCCATTGCTATAATTCAGTTGCTCCACTCTGTGCAGAGGCTTGCTCGCCTCATGTTGGCCGGGTTGGACGAGATAAAGGAGGGACCCTGATGGCTATCGAACAACCGTTAACAACCAATACGCCGGTGCGAAAAATCACACCCCATCCACGCAAACGTACCCGCTGGAATTTCAAACGCACGTGGCCGCTGCATCTGATGCTGCTGCCTGCTGTACTGCTCACTTTGCTGTTCGCCTATGTGCCCATGGGCGGCATTATTATTGCTTTTCAAGACTTCAAACCGTGGCTGGGATTCACTGGCTCCAAATGGGTGGGCTGGGACAACTTCAGGTTCATGTTCGAATATCCCGACAGCGTTCAGGTCATCTGGAACACGGTACTGATCGCTTCGATGAAAATTGTGGCCGGACTTGTGGCCCCCGTGGTATTCGCCATTTTGCTGAATGAGGTTCGGAACTCCACGTTTAAACGTTTCTCACAGACCTTGGTGTATCTGCCCCATTTCCTGTCCTGGGTTGTCCTGGGTGGTATATTGCTCGACATGTTATCACCGGAAGGCGGGCTGGTAAACCAGGTGTTGGCGGCGGCTGGCGTTGAACCGATCTTCTTTCTGGGAGATGGCGACTGGTTCCGTGTAACGGTGGTTGTCAGTGATGTGTGGAAGGAATTTGGGTTCGGAACGATTGTATTTCTGGCAGCACTTGCGGGTATTAATCCCGCATTGTATGAGGCTTCCGAGGTGGATGGGGCAACACGACTTAGACAGACATTACATATTACCCTGCCTGCACTCGTGCCGATGATAATCGTGGTAGGTACGTTATCGCTGGGCAATATCCTGAATGCAGGCTTTGACCAGATCTTTAACCTGTACAATCCGCTGGTATATGAAAAAGGTGATATTATCGATACCTTTGTCTACCGGATGGGGATTCTGAACGGCAAAATGAGCTTTGCGACCGC
This Paenibacillus xylanexedens DNA region includes the following protein-coding sequences:
- a CDS encoding ABC transporter permease, producing the protein MAIEQPLTTNTPVRKITPHPRKRTRWNFKRTWPLHLMLLPAVLLTLLFAYVPMGGIIIAFQDFKPWLGFTGSKWVGWDNFRFMFEYPDSVQVIWNTVLIASMKIVAGLVAPVVFAILLNEVRNSTFKRFSQTLVYLPHFLSWVVLGGILLDMLSPEGGLVNQVLAAAGVEPIFFLGDGDWFRVTVVVSDVWKEFGFGTIVFLAALAGINPALYEASEVDGATRLRQTLHITLPALVPMIIVVGTLSLGNILNAGFDQIFNLYNPLVYEKGDIIDTFVYRMGILNGKMSFATAVGLFKSFVAMFLVISAYRMAYKIANYRIF